A section of the Phacochoerus africanus isolate WHEZ1 chromosome 4, ROS_Pafr_v1, whole genome shotgun sequence genome encodes:
- the LOC125123968 gene encoding LOW QUALITY PROTEIN: olfactory receptor 5B3-like (The sequence of the model RefSeq protein was modified relative to this genomic sequence to represent the inferred CDS: deleted 1 base in 1 codon), whose translation MENYTEVTEFILLGLTNAPELQVPLFIMFTLIYLINVVGNLGMIVLILMDPRLHIPMYFFLSHLSLVDFCYSTAVTPKVMAGFLIGDKVISYNACAAQMFFFVALGTVENFLLASMAYDRFTAVCKPLHYTTTMTTGVCAWLAIGSYVHSFLNASIHVRDTFSLSFCRSNLVHHFFCDIPAVMALSCSDRHISELILVVVASFNIFFALLVILVSYLFIFITTLKMHSIEGYLKALSTCASHLTAVSIFYGKVIFMYLQASPSHSTDTDKIASVFYGMVIPTLNPLVYSLRNKEVKNAFKKVVEKAKLSIGFTF comes from the exons ATGGAGAACTATACAGAAGTGACTGAATTTATCCTGCTAGGACTCACCAATGCCCCAGAACTGCAGGTTCCACTCTTTATCATGTTTACTCTCATTTACCTCATCAATGTGGTTGGAAACCTGGGGATGATCGTTTTGATTCTCATGGACCCTCGTCTCCATAttcccatgtactttttccttagTCATCTGTCTTTGGTGGACTTTTGTTACTCTACAGCTGTCACTCCCAAGGTGATGGCTGGGTTCCTTATAGGGGATAAGGTTATCTCCTACAATGCATGTGCTGCTCAGATGTTCTTTTTTGTAGCCCTGGGCACtgtagaaaattttcttttggcaTCAATGGCTTATGATCGCTTCACAGCAGTGTGCAAACCCCTCCATTATACCACCACAATGACGACAGGTGTGTGTGCATGGCTGGCCATAGGCTCCTATGTTCATAGTTTTCTGAATGCTTCCATCCATGTTAGGGATACATTCAGTCTCTCTTTCTGTAGGTCCAATCTAGTACATCACTTTTTCTGTGACATTCCAGCTGTCATGGCCCTCTCTTGCTCTGATAGACATATTAGTGAGCTGATTCTTGTTGTTGTGGCAAGCTTCAATATCTTCTTTGCTCTCCTGGTTATCTTGGTTTCCTACCTGTTCATATTTATCACCACCCTGAAGATGCACTCAATAGAGGGATACCTTAAGGCTTTGTCAACCTGTGCTTCCCACCTCACTGCCGTCTCCATCTTTTACGGAAAAGTCATCTTCATGTACTTACAGGCCAGTCCCAGCCATTCCACAGACACAGACAAAATTGCATCT GTATTCTATGGCATGGTCATCCCCACGCTAAACCCCCTGGTCTATAGTTTAAGGAACAAAGAGGTCAAAAATGCATTCAAGAAGGTAGTTGAGAAGGCAAAATTGTCTATTGGcttcaccttttaa
- the LOC125123969 gene encoding olfactory receptor 5B2-like yields MENSTEVHVFRLLGLTDTPELQGPLFIIFTLIYLFTLIGNLGMITLILSDARLHTPMYFFLSHLSLVDCVYSSAVTPKVMAGFLTGDKVISYGGCVAQMFFFVAFASIDCFLLAVMAYDRHAAVCKPLRYTTTVTTRVCAQMAVACYIWGFVESAIHTGFTFCLSFCHSNVVHHFFCDIPPILALSCSDVSINEIVLFILAAFNVFFALTVILTSYLFIFIAILRMHSAEGRRKAFSTCTSHLTAVTIFYGTVIFMYLQPGSNHSMDNDQMASVFYTIVIPMLNPIVYSLRNKEVSNALRKATEKMKIMFSTQV; encoded by the coding sequence aTGGAGAACAGCACAGAGGTGCATGTGTTTAGACTCTTAGGACTGACCGACACTCCAGAGCTGCAAGGCCCCCTCTTCATAATATTCACTCTCATATATCTCTTCACTCTCATTGGAAATCTTGGGATGATCACGTTGATTCTGTCGGATGCACGTCTCCACactcccatgtattttttcctcagtCACCTCTCTCTGGTGGATTGTGTTTACTCCTCAGCTGTTACTCCCAAGGTGATGGCTGGATTTCTCACAGGAGATAAAGTCATCTCCTATGGGGGATGTGTGGCTCAGATGTTCTTCTTTGTGGCTTTTGCCAGTATAGACTGTTTTCTACTAGCTGTCATGGCTTATGATCGTCACGCAGCAGTGTGTAAGCCCTTACGTTACACCACCACGGTGACCACCCGTGTGTGTGCTCAAATGGCAGTAGCCTGCTACATTTGGGGATTTGTTGAATCTGCCATCCACACTGGATTCACCTTCTGCCTCTCCTTCTGCCATTCCAATGTGGTCCATCACTTCTTCTGTGATATTCCCCCAATCCTGGCTCTTTCTTGCTCTGATGTCTCTATAAATGAAATTGTGCTCTTTATCTTAGCAGCGTTCAATGTCTTTTTTGCCCTTACAGTTATCTTGACCTCCTATCTATTCATATTCATTGCTATCCTGAGAATGCACTCAGCAGAGGGACGGAGGAAAGCTTTTTCCACCTGTACTTCTCACCTCACTGCTGTTACCATATTCTATGGAACTGTAATCTTCATGTACTTACAACCCGGTTCAAATCATTCTATGGACAATGACCAAATGGCATCTGTGTTCTATACAATAGTAATCCCCATGTTGAACCCTATTGTCTATAGTCTAAGAAACAAAGAGGTGAGTAATGCCTTGAGGAAAGCCACTGAGAAGATGAAGATTATGTTTAGCACACAGGTTTAA
- the LOC125123967 gene encoding olfactory receptor 5B12-like — MENTTEVTEFLLRGLSRDPELQIPLFIIFSLIYLITAVGNLGMIQLILLDARLHTPMYVLLSHLSLVDVGYSSAVTPKAMMGFLTGDAVISHNACATQFFFFVAFITVESFLLASMAYDRYAAVCTPLHYTTAVTTNVRACLVVGSYVGGFLNASIHTGNIFRLSFCRSNVVDHFFCDAPPLLALSCSDTYVSEMVIFFVVGFNDLFSVLVILVSYLFICITILKMHSSEGRQKAFSTCTSHLTAVSIFYGTGIFMYLQPSSSHSLNTDKVASVFYTVVTPMLNPMVYSLRNKEVKSAFKKAVGRAKSSIRSIF, encoded by the coding sequence ATGGAAAACACTACAGAGGTGACTGAGTTCCTTCTTAGGGGGTTATCCAGGGACCCAGAGCTGCAGATCCCTCTCTTCATCATCTTCTCTCTCATCTACCTCATCACGGCCGTTGGGAACCTGGGCATGATCCAGCTGATTCTGTTGGATGCTCGTCTCCACACTCCCATGTACGTTTTGCTCAGTCACCTTTCTCTGGTGGACGTGGGTTACTCCTCAGCTGTCACTCCCAAGGCGATGATGGGATTCCTCACGGGAGACGCAGTCATCTCCCACAATGCTTGTGCCACCCAGTTCTTCTTCTTTGTAGCCTTTATCACCGTGGAAAGCTTTCTCTTGGCCTCGATGGCTTACGACCGCTACGCAGCGGTATGCACCCCCCTGCACTACACCACCGCTGTGACGACAAACGTGCGTGCGTGTCTGGTCGTGGGCTCCTACGTCGGTGGTTTCCTGAACGCCTCCATCCACACCGGGAACATTTTCAGGCTCTCCTTCTGCAGGTCCAACGTGGTtgaccacttcttctgtgacGCGCCTCCTCTCCTGGCTCTCTCGTGCTCAGACACCTACGTCAGTGAGATGGTCATCTTCTTTGTGGTGGGCTTCAATGACCTCTTTTCTGTCCTGGTCATCTTGGTCTCCTATCTATTTATATGTATCACCATTCTGAAGATGCACTCATCTGAGGGACGCCAAAAGGCCTTTTCCACCTGCACCTCCCACCTCACTGCTGTCTCCATCTTCTACGGAACAGGCATCTTCATGTACTTACAGCCCAGCTCCAGCCATTCCTTGAACACGGACAAAGTGGCCTCTGTCTTCTATACggtggtcacccccatgctgaaccccatggtctacagcctgaggaacaaagAGGTTAAGAGCGCCTTTAAGAAGGCTGTGGGGAGGGCAAAGTCTTCTATAAGATCcatattttaa